In Primulina huaijiensis isolate GDHJ02 chromosome 6, ASM1229523v2, whole genome shotgun sequence, a single window of DNA contains:
- the LOC140979137 gene encoding uncharacterized protein, with protein MRESFNSGDASVEKREKMVVTGKRDGDEDDKLAHAPLLQAIAYACKVPATFTLELTDSEVPKESEIQFDEDQELEKLINGQICYMVYPFLNGIYGLNILKSERKIILSGSFNPLHYGNIKLLEVAMSYLQRDGYPCFELSAVNANQPPLTVYQIKERVRQFEKAEKTVIISNQPYFCKKAELSPGSAFVNGADTAARLINPKYYGGDYGKNVKLLCGCKNKGCLFLVGDRNADGVFTVLDDLDIPEQLNDMFISIPAKQFRTDISSTEIRKNL; from the exons AGACGGAGATGAGGATGACAAACTCGCTCATGCTCCGctcc TTCAGGCAATAGCATATGCTTGCAAAGTTCCCGCTACCTTTACTTTAGAGTTAACAGATTCAGAAGTTCCCAAAGAATCTGAAATACAATTTGATGAAGACCAAGAATTAGAGAAACTTATCAATGGTCAAATATGCTATATGGTTTATCCCTTTTTAAATGGAATATATGGTTTGA ATATTTTAAAGTCAGAAAGGAAGATAATTCTTTCTGGTTCGTTTAATCCATTGCATTATGGAAACATAAAGCTTTTAGAAGTAGCTATGAGTTACCTTCAAC GTGATGGATATCCATGCTTTGAGTTATCTGCTGTGAATGCAAACCAACCCCCACTTACAGTATATCAGATCAAAGAACGTGTCAGGCAATTTGAAAAGGCTG AGAAGACTGTCATAATTTCTAATCAGCCATACTTCTGCAAGAAAGCTGAACTTTCTCCAGGCAGCGCATTTGTTAATGGTGCAGACACTGCAGCAAGGCTTATAAAT CCAAAGTACTATGGTGGGGACTATGGAAAGAATGTTAAACTTCTTTGTGGATGCAAAAACAAGGGCTGCCTCTTCCTCGTTGGTGATCGAAATGCTGATGGTGTTTTTACT GTTCTAGATGATCTTGACATTCCCGAGCAGCTAAATGACATGTTTATATCAATACCAGCAAAGCAATTTCGCACGGACATATCGTCGACTGAAATCAGGAAGAACCTATGA